Proteins encoded within one genomic window of Dyadobacter chenhuakuii:
- a CDS encoding DUF417 family protein: MFGKWLYNLKIETMINKLLSYAAGLQATGINAARWGIVIVMLWIGGLKAFQYEAAGIVPFVANSPFMNFFYKYDAPEYKQHMNKEGELKPENVAWHQANHTYIFSYGLGTVIILIGFLVALYPVFPAVSAFGSFLVIMMSIVTLSFLITTPETWVPSLGDAEYGFPYLSAAGRLVIKDIIMLGAGIATMAQAARKYLTAQQTSG; this comes from the coding sequence TTGTTTGGTAAATGGCTTTATAATCTTAAAATTGAAACAATGATAAATAAACTATTATCCTATGCGGCCGGGTTACAAGCGACCGGCATTAATGCTGCCCGATGGGGTATTGTGATTGTAATGTTATGGATTGGCGGTTTGAAAGCTTTTCAATATGAAGCTGCCGGCATCGTGCCGTTTGTAGCCAATAGTCCATTTATGAACTTCTTTTATAAATACGATGCGCCAGAATATAAGCAGCATATGAATAAGGAAGGTGAATTAAAGCCCGAAAATGTCGCATGGCATCAAGCCAACCATACTTATATTTTTTCTTATGGGTTGGGCACAGTAATCATTCTGATTGGCTTTTTGGTAGCGCTGTACCCGGTATTTCCCGCAGTCTCAGCATTTGGAAGTTTTCTTGTTATCATGATGTCAATTGTCACATTGTCATTTCTGATTACCACACCTGAAACCTGGGTGCCATCACTTGGTGACGCCGAGTATGGGTTCCCTTATCTGAGTGCAGCAGGGCGACTTGTGATTAAAGATATTATCATGCTTGGTGCAGGGATTGCTACGATGGCCCAGGCCGCCAGAAAGTATTTAACCGCACAGCAAACGAGCGGGTAG